A DNA window from Maribellus comscasis contains the following coding sequences:
- a CDS encoding DUF5107 domain-containing protein: MKVKAWQEKIMIPTYGIGKPEKNPIFLEKRVYQGSSGVVYPHPVIEKIMDEKEDKEWNAIYLENKYLKIMILPELGGRVQMAYDKTKQRHFVYYNQVIKPALVGLTGPWISGGIEFNWPQHHRPSTYEPVDSLIEENKDGSATVWCSEVERMFRTKGMAGFTLYPDKAYLEIKVKLYNRTPHPQTFLWWANPAVKVNDEYQSVFPPDVNAVFDHGKRDVSSFPIATGTYYKVDYSAGVDISRYKNIPVPTSYMAITSKYNFVGGYENDSKGGLLHVADHHLSPGKKQWTWGNGDFGQAWDRNLTDEDGPYIELMCGVYTDNQPDFSWLQPYEEKSFNQYFMPYRDLGVVKNATKEAMINLEHEGNGVRLKAYATAEYPKTSISVKSEGQLVFEQAVDLSPEMSFDKFIGENINLEDCYVSLVSREKRILVDWQTEPEKLNPIPYPAKPAKDPEEIKSVEQLYLRGLHLEQYRHATYDPTAYYKEALKREHGDVRNNNAMGLWLMRRGKFTDAEPYFRTATETLTERNPNPYDGEPLYNLGFCLRMQGKLEEAYDWFFKSTWNGAWQDSGFFQAAQIDSILGNKDKALTLVNRSLWRNGLNQKARHLKMILLRGFGKTDEALKLIQESLEMDGFNFGAIYEKYLITKEKSVMEDLKELMRDYVHNFIEFSLDYAMAGCYKEAVDFIDLHIADKTRVYPMPFYFKGYYYALMGETVKSEKVFKKAMKMPPDYCFPNKQEELLALQKAVEINPGDAKAWYYTGNFWYGNRQHKEATECWEKSRTIDDSFPTVHRNLALAYYNKQNNPQAARASLEKAFKLDTSDARVLMELDQLYKKLGVSAEKRLAFLEKYPVEVDFRDDLYLEKATLYNLTGKEEKALELIMKRKFHPWEGGEGKVTGQYLYSHIELAKKLIHSKNYRDAIEHLMSCFYYPHNLGEGKLFGAQENDVNYWLGCAYEGLGETEKASEAWENAAVGLSEPSVAMYYNDQQADKIFYQGLALLKLNRGVEARRRFNKLLKYGEKYLFIPFKMDYFAVSLPDLLIFEENLQKRHEQHCHYLMALGHLGLGNKIKAKPEFDKVLSEDPYHAGASVNQKLIK; encoded by the coding sequence ATGAAGGTTAAAGCCTGGCAAGAAAAGATAATGATTCCAACTTACGGAATCGGAAAACCTGAGAAAAATCCCATTTTTTTGGAAAAAAGAGTTTATCAGGGAAGTAGTGGTGTTGTTTACCCGCATCCTGTAATTGAAAAAATTATGGATGAAAAAGAGGATAAAGAATGGAATGCCATTTATCTGGAAAACAAATACCTGAAAATAATGATACTTCCCGAATTGGGAGGACGCGTTCAGATGGCTTATGATAAAACCAAACAACGCCATTTTGTCTATTACAATCAGGTGATAAAACCGGCACTGGTTGGATTGACCGGGCCCTGGATTTCAGGAGGTATTGAATTCAACTGGCCACAACATCATCGTCCATCTACATACGAACCCGTGGACTCGCTAATAGAAGAAAATAAAGATGGCAGCGCAACGGTTTGGTGCAGCGAAGTGGAAAGAATGTTTCGTACAAAAGGGATGGCTGGTTTTACGCTTTACCCTGACAAAGCTTACCTCGAAATTAAAGTTAAATTATATAACCGCACACCGCATCCGCAGACTTTCCTTTGGTGGGCCAACCCTGCCGTAAAAGTAAACGATGAATACCAATCGGTTTTTCCACCCGATGTAAATGCCGTATTTGATCATGGCAAACGCGATGTTTCCAGCTTCCCAATAGCAACCGGTACCTATTACAAAGTGGATTATTCTGCTGGTGTCGACATTTCTCGTTACAAAAATATTCCGGTTCCGACAAGCTACATGGCCATTACTTCAAAATATAATTTTGTGGGTGGTTATGAAAACGATTCCAAAGGAGGTCTGTTGCATGTAGCCGATCATCACCTATCACCCGGAAAAAAACAGTGGACCTGGGGGAACGGCGATTTTGGGCAGGCCTGGGATCGTAACCTGACAGATGAAGACGGCCCTTACATTGAACTAATGTGTGGTGTATACACCGACAACCAGCCTGATTTTTCATGGTTACAACCCTATGAAGAGAAAAGCTTCAACCAGTATTTTATGCCCTACCGCGATTTAGGAGTAGTAAAAAATGCAACCAAAGAAGCCATGATCAACCTGGAGCATGAAGGAAATGGAGTCCGGTTAAAAGCATATGCTACTGCTGAGTATCCCAAAACAAGTATTTCTGTTAAAAGTGAAGGACAGTTGGTTTTTGAGCAGGCAGTTGATCTGTCTCCCGAAATGAGTTTCGATAAATTTATCGGGGAAAATATTAATCTGGAAGATTGTTACGTTTCTCTTGTAAGCAGGGAAAAAAGAATTTTAGTGGATTGGCAAACCGAGCCTGAGAAGCTGAACCCCATCCCCTATCCTGCTAAACCAGCGAAAGATCCGGAAGAGATAAAATCGGTGGAACAACTTTATTTACGCGGTTTGCATTTAGAACAATACCGGCATGCAACCTACGATCCTACTGCCTATTACAAAGAAGCTTTAAAACGCGAACACGGTGATGTGCGTAACAACAACGCCATGGGACTCTGGTTGATGAGAAGGGGTAAATTTACAGATGCGGAACCTTATTTCCGAACAGCAACAGAGACTTTGACTGAAAGAAATCCCAATCCATACGATGGCGAACCGCTCTATAATTTAGGCTTTTGCTTGCGGATGCAGGGAAAGTTGGAAGAAGCCTATGATTGGTTCTTTAAATCAACGTGGAACGGAGCATGGCAGGATAGCGGATTTTTCCAGGCAGCGCAAATCGATTCTATACTCGGAAACAAAGATAAAGCGCTGACACTGGTGAATCGATCCCTATGGCGAAACGGGTTAAATCAGAAGGCACGTCACTTAAAAATGATTTTACTAAGGGGATTTGGGAAAACAGATGAGGCTTTAAAACTGATTCAAGAGTCGCTGGAAATGGATGGTTTTAACTTCGGTGCAATCTATGAAAAATACCTCATTACCAAAGAAAAATCGGTAATGGAAGATTTGAAAGAATTGATGCGGGATTACGTACACAATTTTATCGAATTCTCTCTGGATTATGCCATGGCTGGCTGTTATAAAGAGGCTGTTGATTTTATCGATCTTCATATTGCTGATAAAACCCGGGTTTACCCAATGCCCTTCTATTTTAAAGGGTACTATTATGCGCTAATGGGCGAAACTGTAAAATCGGAAAAAGTATTCAAAAAGGCAATGAAAATGCCGCCTGATTACTGTTTCCCAAATAAACAGGAAGAACTTTTAGCATTGCAAAAAGCAGTGGAAATAAATCCCGGAGATGCAAAAGCCTGGTACTATACGGGGAATTTCTGGTATGGAAATCGTCAACATAAAGAAGCTACTGAGTGTTGGGAAAAATCAAGGACGATCGATGATTCTTTTCCAACCGTTCATCGGAACCTGGCACTGGCTTATTACAACAAACAAAACAATCCACAGGCCGCGCGGGCATCGCTCGAAAAAGCTTTTAAACTGGATACAAGCGATGCTCGGGTATTGATGGAATTGGATCAATTATACAAGAAATTAGGAGTATCGGCTGAAAAGCGTTTGGCTTTTCTGGAAAAATATCCGGTTGAAGTAGATTTCAGAGATGACCTATACCTCGAAAAAGCAACGCTTTACAATCTAACCGGTAAGGAAGAAAAAGCTCTTGAATTGATTATGAAACGTAAGTTCCATCCCTGGGAAGGCGGCGAAGGCAAAGTAACTGGCCAATATTTGTATTCTCATATTGAGTTAGCTAAAAAATTAATCCATTCTAAAAACTATCGGGATGCCATTGAGCATTTAATGTCTTGTTTTTATTACCCTCACAATTTGGGTGAAGGAAAATTATTTGGTGCACAGGAGAATGACGTCAACTACTGGCTGGGGTGTGCATATGAAGGTTTAGGAGAAACAGAAAAAGCCAGCGAAGCCTGGGAAAATGCAGCGGTTGGATTATCGGAACCCAGTGTGGCAATGTATTACAACGACCAGCAAGCGGATAAAATATTTTATCAGGGATTGGCACTGCTAAAATTAAACCGTGGTGTAGAAGCCCGCCGCCGTTTTAATAAATTACTTAAATATGGTGAAAAATACCTTTTCATACCCTTTAAAATGGATTACTTTGCTGTATCACTTCCCGATTTACTGATCTTCGAGGAGAATTTACAAAAACGTCATGAGCAACATTGCCATTATTTAATGGCTTTGGGCCACCTTGGATTAGGCAATAAAATAAAAGCAAAACCGGAATTTGATAAAGTTCTCTCAGAAGATCCTTATCATGCGGGAGCATCCGTAAATCAAAAATTAATAAAGTAA
- a CDS encoding sugar porter family MFS transporter, with translation MSKSVFNKQFIFGITAVSAMGGLLFGYDWVVIGGAKPFYERFFEISTSPNLQGWAMSSALIGCFLGALISGVLADRFGRKILLIFAAALFTISAIGTGAVGNFTIFIIYRLIGGLGIGLASAISPMYIAEISPAHVRGRLVSVNQLTIVIGILAAQIVNFLIADDVATDATDAEILNSWNGQMGWRWMFWAETVPAFAFFLLAFFIPESPRFLVKSGRTEKAANILTRIGGKKYALEEEKNIEHTLNSSTGKIDFGALLGKKVKPVLIIGIVLAVFQQWCGINVIFNYAEEVFVAAGFSVGDMLFNIVITGTVNLIFTLVAMRVVDSLGRRKLMLFGSVGLAFIYFVLGGSYILKLDGFIVLALVLLGIATYAMTLAPITWVVLSEIFPNRIRGAAMAVATTALWIASFLLTYTFPLLNKLLQAGGTFWLYAFICVAGFLFILKKLPETKGKSLEEIEEHFNK, from the coding sequence ATGAGCAAATCTGTCTTCAATAAACAATTCATATTTGGAATTACCGCTGTTTCTGCCATGGGGGGACTACTTTTCGGCTATGATTGGGTCGTAATTGGCGGTGCCAAGCCTTTCTACGAACGTTTTTTTGAAATTTCCACTTCTCCAAACCTCCAGGGATGGGCTATGAGCAGTGCTTTGATAGGGTGTTTCCTCGGCGCTTTAATTTCTGGTGTACTGGCAGATCGTTTTGGAAGGAAAATACTGCTGATTTTTGCTGCTGCTCTGTTTACCATTTCTGCGATTGGTACCGGAGCTGTCGGAAACTTTACAATTTTTATAATTTACAGGTTGATTGGTGGCTTGGGAATTGGATTAGCTTCGGCAATATCACCTATGTATATTGCCGAAATTTCACCTGCTCATGTACGCGGCCGTCTGGTTTCTGTTAACCAATTAACCATTGTTATTGGTATTTTGGCGGCTCAAATAGTTAATTTCCTTATCGCCGATGATGTTGCCACTGATGCTACTGATGCTGAGATTCTTAATTCATGGAACGGACAAATGGGATGGCGCTGGATGTTTTGGGCCGAAACCGTGCCTGCTTTTGCATTTTTTCTTTTGGCCTTTTTTATTCCGGAAAGTCCGCGTTTTCTCGTAAAATCAGGGAGAACCGAGAAAGCTGCAAATATTCTAACCCGAATTGGAGGAAAAAAATATGCTCTTGAAGAAGAGAAAAATATAGAACACACTTTAAATTCATCTACCGGGAAAATTGATTTTGGTGCTTTACTCGGTAAAAAAGTAAAGCCGGTTCTGATAATTGGAATTGTACTGGCAGTTTTTCAGCAGTGGTGTGGTATTAATGTAATTTTTAATTATGCTGAAGAAGTTTTTGTTGCAGCCGGATTTTCTGTAGGCGATATGCTTTTTAATATCGTTATTACCGGAACTGTTAACCTCATCTTTACTCTTGTCGCCATGCGCGTGGTTGATAGTTTGGGACGTCGCAAATTAATGTTGTTTGGTTCTGTCGGACTGGCTTTTATCTATTTTGTACTTGGGGGGAGCTATATATTAAAACTCGACGGTTTTATTGTTTTGGCGCTTGTCCTTCTGGGTATTGCTACATATGCCATGACATTGGCGCCGATAACCTGGGTTGTTTTGTCGGAAATATTCCCCAACAGAATCAGGGGCGCTGCAATGGCTGTGGCTACAACTGCGCTCTGGATAGCAAGCTTTCTCCTTACTTATACATTTCCCCTATTAAATAAGCTTTTACAGGCAGGAGGAACCTTTTGGCTGTATGCATTCATTTGCGTTGCCGGCTTTTTGTTCATTTTGAAAAAGTTACCTGAAACAAAAGGGAAATCATTGGAAGAAATAGAGGAACATTTTAACAAATAG
- a CDS encoding AraC family transcriptional regulator, giving the protein MKRKEGFPGQLSYIIPKGTLQKLIQNPLFEDLYLTDIGYYPHALYHYRERAEGISQSILIYSVEGSGFINIAGNLYKLPPDHFFIIPQNTPHSYFADKKDPWSIYWIHLEGKKSKFISHSFSQPTPIERTNTSRINDRLELFGEIFKCLEMGHGIEILEYVNMCLPRLLATFTHIKQYRSINEPINNDPVGLAINFMLENLKKRLSLKQLAKEVHLSGSYFSRLFLSRTGFPPIDYFNQLKIQQSCRLLDNKELSIADVAREIGMEDQFYFSRMFRKVMNQSPREYRKGRILTSS; this is encoded by the coding sequence ATGAAAAGGAAGGAAGGATTCCCCGGTCAGCTGAGTTATATTATCCCAAAAGGAACTCTGCAAAAGTTAATACAAAATCCGCTGTTTGAAGATTTATACCTCACCGATATTGGCTATTATCCTCATGCACTTTATCATTACAGGGAAAGAGCTGAAGGAATTTCGCAATCGATACTCATTTATAGTGTTGAAGGCTCCGGATTTATTAATATAGCGGGAAATTTATATAAGCTTCCACCTGATCACTTTTTTATCATACCACAAAATACACCGCACTCATATTTTGCTGATAAAAAAGATCCCTGGTCCATATACTGGATACATTTGGAGGGGAAAAAATCAAAATTTATCTCCCATTCCTTTTCCCAACCGACACCAATTGAAAGGACAAATACATCGCGCATTAACGACCGATTGGAACTGTTTGGTGAGATTTTCAAATGCCTCGAGATGGGCCATGGTATTGAAATACTGGAATATGTAAATATGTGCTTACCGCGGTTGCTGGCAACATTCACGCATATTAAACAATATCGAAGTATCAATGAACCGATAAATAACGACCCTGTTGGTTTAGCCATTAATTTTATGTTGGAAAATTTAAAAAAAAGATTATCACTTAAGCAGTTAGCAAAGGAGGTACATCTTTCCGGTTCTTATTTTTCCAGGCTGTTTTTGAGCAGAACCGGTTTTCCGCCGATCGACTATTTTAACCAATTGAAGATTCAGCAATCCTGTCGGCTCCTCGACAACAAAGAGCTCTCGATAGCTGATGTAGCGAGAGAGATAGGAATGGAAGACCAATTTTACTTCTCAAGAATGTTCAGGAAAGTAATGAATCAATCGCCAAGAGAATATCGAAAAGGGAGAATTCTAACATCTTCTTAA
- a CDS encoding carbohydrate-binding family 9-like protein, producing MELEQNIKIGLLKKGSLFFWLTFFLLKISFAQEIDFGKYASLLTPVSTYTIYKTDSKITIDGIAKETDWSKTERLSDFGDIRGNEWPEPFLQTDVKLLWDNENIYVFAKLEEPNLQGEMTKRDELLFNENVFEIFIDPDCDTHNYFEYEVNVLNTLFDLFLTRSYRDGGMALFTWDSPGFQSAVKTKGTINNSTDKDKSWTVEMKIPFADLRSADAVKIPQDKEIWKVNLMRVEWEGRNAADQKEYPDRVKTNYWTWSPQGLISMHYPERWGLVQFSEMKAAEGNVDFEVPVSEKLKKYLWWFFYKQKDYKKKVGKYAASLEEISVPEQIATEVSDGSKTSIQMWATPTQFTVELKHGDEILSLNETAKLKQRKNQK from the coding sequence ATGGAGCTTGAACAAAATATAAAAATTGGATTGCTGAAGAAAGGAAGCCTCTTTTTTTGGCTGACGTTTTTTCTTCTAAAAATTTCGTTTGCTCAGGAAATTGATTTTGGAAAATATGCCAGTTTGCTGACACCGGTTTCTACATACACTATTTATAAAACCGATTCGAAAATAACAATTGATGGGATTGCAAAAGAGACTGACTGGAGTAAAACTGAAAGATTGAGTGACTTTGGCGACATCAGAGGAAATGAATGGCCGGAACCGTTTTTACAAACTGACGTGAAATTGTTATGGGACAATGAAAATATCTATGTTTTTGCGAAGCTTGAAGAACCTAATCTGCAAGGTGAAATGACAAAACGTGATGAATTATTGTTCAACGAAAATGTTTTTGAAATTTTTATCGACCCCGATTGCGATACACACAATTACTTTGAATATGAAGTAAATGTACTCAATACTCTGTTCGACCTATTCTTAACAAGATCTTATCGCGACGGAGGAATGGCTCTGTTTACATGGGATTCTCCCGGATTTCAAAGCGCAGTTAAGACAAAAGGGACTATCAATAATTCTACTGACAAGGACAAGAGTTGGACTGTCGAAATGAAAATTCCCTTTGCCGATTTGCGTAGCGCCGATGCTGTTAAAATTCCACAGGATAAAGAAATCTGGAAAGTGAATTTGATGCGTGTGGAATGGGAAGGCCGAAATGCTGCCGACCAGAAAGAATATCCTGACAGAGTAAAAACAAATTACTGGACCTGGAGTCCGCAGGGATTAATTAGCATGCATTATCCCGAACGCTGGGGGCTAGTGCAGTTCTCAGAAATGAAAGCTGCCGAAGGGAACGTGGATTTTGAAGTTCCGGTTTCCGAGAAATTGAAAAAGTATTTGTGGTGGTTTTTCTACAAACAAAAAGATTACAAAAAAAAGGTTGGGAAATATGCTGCTTCCCTGGAGGAAATTTCGGTGCCGGAGCAGATAGCTACAGAAGTCTCGGATGGCAGCAAAACTTCCATCCAAATGTGGGCAACACCAACACAGTTTACTGTGGAACTGAAGCACGGGGATGAAATATTATCGTTAAATGAAACAGCCAAATTAAAGCAAAGAAAAAACCAAAAATAA
- a CDS encoding SGNH/GDSL hydrolase family protein, whose translation MKNYIQKILILLFLFILLKPDVFADDLPKTERKKNKALEQLKEFHKRGGLPNFYHKIDTERKVNVAYLGGSITEAKQGWRTLTYNWLRINYPETIFLETAAAIGGTGSNLGVFRVEHDVLQYKPDLLFVEFAVNDKSQKPDDVLRTMEGIIRKTWQANSTTDICFIYTMVDDQCKEFLRGELSSTILAMEKLADYYDIPSILAGKKVVQLREEGKLVFTADPSENDNIIVFTKDHTHPLSESGHPIYASVIVKYLEEMEAFGKVGGHKLTNPFVNDNWENAQSYSVVDASKTGDWELLKNGDELADKFEKFSPQIYEGKTGAKLSFKFKGTAVGLYDVIGPGSGKIKVTIDGKEREIQRFDAYCSYYRINNVILEKQLEDTVHTVEIEVVDDRFDKEKILSKRNPDVFKKDKLKYKNYDYFLGNILVVGEGLR comes from the coding sequence ATGAAAAACTACATTCAAAAAATACTCATATTACTATTTTTATTTATTCTGTTGAAACCGGACGTTTTTGCCGATGATTTACCGAAAACAGAAAGGAAAAAGAATAAAGCGCTTGAACAGTTAAAGGAATTTCATAAACGTGGTGGTCTTCCGAATTTTTATCATAAAATAGATACAGAGAGGAAAGTAAACGTTGCTTACCTCGGAGGAAGTATTACCGAAGCGAAACAAGGGTGGAGAACGCTGACCTATAATTGGCTGAGAATAAATTACCCTGAAACAATATTTTTAGAAACTGCCGCTGCAATTGGCGGAACAGGCTCAAATCTCGGAGTTTTCCGAGTTGAGCACGACGTTTTACAATACAAACCGGATCTTCTTTTTGTAGAATTTGCAGTAAACGATAAAAGCCAAAAACCGGACGACGTTTTGCGTACAATGGAAGGAATTATCCGGAAAACATGGCAGGCCAATTCAACTACCGATATCTGTTTTATTTACACGATGGTTGACGATCAGTGCAAAGAATTTCTCAGAGGAGAATTGTCTTCAACGATCCTGGCCATGGAAAAGCTGGCAGATTATTATGATATTCCGAGTATTCTGGCGGGGAAAAAAGTAGTTCAGCTTCGCGAAGAAGGGAAACTGGTTTTCACTGCCGACCCGTCGGAAAACGACAATATAATTGTGTTTACAAAAGATCACACCCATCCATTGTCAGAATCCGGCCATCCTATATATGCTTCTGTTATCGTAAAATATTTGGAGGAAATGGAAGCATTTGGAAAAGTTGGCGGCCATAAATTGACAAACCCTTTTGTAAACGACAATTGGGAAAATGCACAAAGTTATTCGGTTGTCGATGCCAGCAAAACAGGCGATTGGGAATTGCTGAAAAATGGAGACGAGTTGGCTGATAAATTTGAAAAATTTTCACCTCAGATTTACGAAGGAAAAACGGGCGCAAAACTCAGCTTTAAATTTAAGGGAACTGCTGTTGGTTTGTATGATGTAATTGGGCCCGGTTCCGGGAAAATAAAAGTAACCATCGATGGAAAGGAACGCGAAATTCAACGTTTTGATGCTTATTGTTCCTATTACCGGATTAACAATGTGATTCTTGAAAAACAGCTGGAAGATACGGTTCACACTGTGGAAATTGAAGTTGTTGATGATAGATTTGATAAAGAAAAAATATTGTCGAAAAGAAATCCTGATGTTTTCAAAAAAGATAAATTAAAATATAAAAACTACGATTATTTTCTTGGAAATATCCTGGTTGTGGGAGAAGGATTACGCTAA
- a CDS encoding DUF5110 domain-containing protein has translation MYNFLKNGLFIKAGAIIPEWPYVDYVGQKPIDTMTVQVYPYKESNFTLIEDEGEGFGYEKGEIATTKMTYAADESQMIFTLHTTEGDYQGRVKDRKYFIHFNIIPKPADVKLNGTTITNWEYDSETKVLSVSGITNEEEKNLSISLL, from the coding sequence ATGTATAACTTTCTAAAAAATGGCTTATTTATTAAGGCCGGCGCGATTATTCCTGAATGGCCATATGTTGATTATGTTGGTCAGAAACCAATCGATACCATGACTGTGCAGGTATATCCATACAAAGAAAGCAATTTCACTTTAATTGAGGATGAGGGCGAAGGTTTTGGTTACGAGAAAGGGGAAATCGCAACAACAAAAATGACCTATGCAGCCGATGAATCTCAAATGATTTTTACACTTCATACAACTGAAGGCGACTATCAGGGAAGAGTTAAAGACCGAAAATATTTTATTCATTTTAATATTATCCCGAAACCTGCTGATGTAAAACTTAACGGAACTACAATTACAAACTGGGAATATGATTCTGAAACAAAAGTATTGTCAGTTAGTGGAATAACAAACGAAGAAGAAAAGAATTTAAGTATTTCTTTATTATAA
- a CDS encoding class I SAM-dependent methyltransferase, producing the protein MKLKAKNNLDPIRNQIMDLIETNSTVIEFGCGNGDLLLKLSSQIKYGLGIDKSKRLIDYATQQKRKMNLNNVDFRCEELNSNYKQSGKYDYSVASLFFHVIPWSDSIYLMKKMQEISDKIVICGFSRPGTLQQKTLLWIDQKSSSHYQHFKAYKKRGYLEGILSEIRSTEITTFDTHIPFVKIHVIGQLD; encoded by the coding sequence GTGAAACTTAAGGCAAAAAATAATCTTGATCCAATAAGAAATCAAATTATGGATTTGATTGAAACAAATTCCACTGTAATTGAATTTGGATGCGGAAACGGAGACCTACTTCTTAAGCTGTCCTCTCAAATTAAATATGGTTTGGGAATAGATAAGTCTAAAAGGCTGATTGATTATGCTACGCAACAAAAGAGAAAAATGAATCTTAATAATGTTGATTTCAGGTGTGAAGAATTAAACAGCAATTACAAACAATCAGGAAAATACGATTATTCTGTTGCAAGCTTATTTTTTCATGTTATACCATGGTCAGATTCAATCTATTTAATGAAGAAGATGCAGGAAATATCAGATAAAATTGTGATTTGTGGATTCTCCCGACCAGGGACTTTACAGCAAAAGACTCTATTATGGATCGACCAGAAATCGTCCAGCCATTACCAACATTTTAAAGCATACAAAAAACGTGGATATTTGGAGGGAATTCTTTCAGAAATTAGAAGTACGGAAATTACGACTTTCGACACTCATATTCCTTTTGTTAAAATCCATGTAATTGGTCAACTCGATTAA
- a CDS encoding alpha/beta fold hydrolase gives MMKKFNHEVDTYFNIEDAKIYYEIRGREDKPVLLFLHGGFGTIEDFNDITDSLSNEFTLVGVDSRGHGKSTLGSAQLTYEQIQKDVEQLLRHLKIDTLSIIGFSDGGIVTYRLAALSSLNIEKLVTVGAEWHVRSLESVKGIFAKITSESWKEKFPGSYNSYQRLNPEPDFELFTQRILSMWLDESPTGFPNEAVQHISCPMLFVRGENDHLVSEKSLTELSEIVSDSRFVNIPGAGHVVFQDEKEKFIKHLDEFL, from the coding sequence ATGATGAAGAAATTTAATCACGAAGTTGATACTTATTTTAATATAGAAGATGCAAAAATTTATTACGAGATAAGAGGGAGAGAAGACAAACCCGTGTTGTTGTTTTTGCACGGCGGCTTTGGAACCATCGAAGATTTTAACGACATAACGGATTCATTAAGTAATGAATTCACGTTAGTCGGTGTAGATAGCAGAGGCCATGGCAAATCTACTCTCGGTTCAGCCCAACTGACCTACGAACAAATTCAGAAAGATGTGGAACAACTCCTCCGTCATCTCAAAATCGATACCCTGAGTATAATTGGGTTTAGTGATGGAGGCATTGTTACGTACCGGTTGGCTGCTTTATCTTCTTTAAATATTGAAAAGCTTGTAACCGTTGGCGCTGAATGGCATGTTAGAAGCCTTGAATCAGTAAAGGGTATTTTTGCCAAAATTACCAGTGAGAGTTGGAAAGAAAAGTTCCCGGGGTCTTACAATTCTTATCAAAGACTTAATCCGGAACCTGACTTCGAGCTATTTACTCAACGAATATTAAGTATGTGGCTTGATGAAAGTCCAACCGGATTTCCTAATGAAGCGGTTCAGCATATTTCCTGCCCAATGCTCTTTGTACGTGGTGAAAATGACCATCTCGTTTCGGAGAAATCACTAACTGAATTATCAGAAATAGTTAGCGACAGTCGATTTGTGAATATACCCGGTGCGGGTCATGTCGTATTTCAGGATGAGAAAGAAAAGTTCATAAAACACCTTGACGAATTTTTATAA
- a CDS encoding GNAT family N-acetyltransferase yields the protein MNIKTRPLTKNLKDDYLFFFDNMIFRENPDRSICYCYDYHFTGDVATCTRESNRSAVINLINENKLTGYLVFENDKPIGWCNANNRLNFQRLLKDFDLIDNPEDKVCSIVCFLIHPDYRRQGIAQKILKKIIKDYSNKDYDYIEAYPRKGELSSEGNFKGPLELYRRFDFKINKEYDDYYVMRKNIK from the coding sequence ATGAATATTAAAACAAGACCTTTGACTAAAAATTTAAAAGACGACTATTTATTTTTCTTTGATAATATGATTTTCAGAGAAAATCCTGATAGGTCAATTTGCTATTGTTATGACTATCATTTCACTGGAGATGTAGCAACATGTACTCGTGAATCTAACCGTTCTGCGGTAATAAATCTTATCAATGAAAATAAGCTGACAGGTTACCTGGTTTTTGAAAATGATAAACCAATCGGATGGTGTAATGCTAATAACAGATTAAATTTTCAAAGATTACTGAAAGACTTTGATTTGATTGATAATCCTGAAGATAAGGTTTGTTCAATTGTTTGCTTTTTAATACATCCCGATTATAGAAGACAAGGGATTGCTCAAAAGATTCTTAAAAAAATTATTAAGGATTATTCAAATAAAGACTACGATTATATTGAAGCGTATCCAAGAAAAGGAGAATTGTCGAGCGAGGGAAATTTCAAAGGACCGCTGGAATTATATAGAAGATTCGATTTCAAGATAAATAAAGAGTATGATGATTATTATGTAATGAGAAAGAACATAAAATAA